Proteins encoded together in one Sceloporus undulatus isolate JIND9_A2432 ecotype Alabama chromosome 4, SceUnd_v1.1, whole genome shotgun sequence window:
- the LOC121927688 gene encoding oxidative stress-responsive serine-rich protein 1-like isoform X2, protein MLEIEENLQAAFKKLRVDSEGSTVSLPVNEGTPSRAFLRSSDEAEVKTVCMPKESWHWCLRKSVRGTVRTQRRRRSKSPVLHPPKFIHHTTKLPSYSQPLHKNLLGTSDSNCGLVVPSSNEFSNNKQASSTLNDVKNQQTGAKHSVISMVAVQKNTPENGSTILKATDLSDFQSVSEQNKENLCACVDKTYQCKHWQDMRMYMFSGLQNALQSATEKATHMQDNSQLLPSRIPSCCLRSCSEQARTPVDDVTIEDLSGYMEYFLHIPKKMSHMAEMMYT, encoded by the exons ATGTTGGAGATTGAGGAGAATCTCCAGGCAGCTTTCAAAAAGCTAAGGGTTGACTCAGAAGG aTCCACTGTTTCTCTTCCTGTAAATGAGGGGACACCTTCAAGAGCATTTTTAAGAAGTTCTGATGAGGCTGAAGTGAAGACTGTATGTATGCCCAAAGAAAGCTGGCATTG GTGTTTGAGGAAATCTGTGAGAGGCACAGTGAGAACACAACGTCGCCGGAGGTCAAAGTCTCCAGTACTCCATCCTCCCAAGTTCATCCACCACACTACCAAATTGCCATCTTATAGCCAACCACTGCACAAGAACCTTCTCGGCACTTCTGATAGCAACTGTGGCCTGGTTGTGCCAAGCTCAAATGAATTTTCCAACAACAAACAGGCCAGTAGTACTCTCAATGATGTTAAGAATCAGCAAACAGGTGCCAAACATTCTGTGATATCCATGGTTGCAGTACAGAAGAACACACCTGAAAATGGCTCAACAATTCTAAAGGCCACAGATCTTTCTGATTTCCAGTCAGTGTCTGAGCAAAATAAAGAgaatctgtgtgcatgtgtggacaAGACCTATCAATGTAAGCATTGGCAGGACATGAGAATGTATATGTTTTCTGGCCTACAAAATGCTCTTCAATCTGCAACTGAAAAAGCAACACACATGCAGGACAATTCCCAACTTTTGCCATCAAGAATTCCCTCCTGCTGTCTTAGGTCTTGCTCTGAGCAAGCCAGGACTCCTGTGGATGATGTGACCATTGAAGACCTTTCAGGGTATATGGAATATTTCCTTCATATCCCTAAGAAAATGTCCCACATGGCAGAAATGATGTACACCTGA